The following coding sequences are from one Achromobacter sp. B7 window:
- a CDS encoding helix-turn-helix domain-containing protein codes for MATRLAPPDPARSINAQDYQDRPRVVTAMAKEFRAGAQTGAHSHPRAQLIYAAEGVMRVTTPSGFWALPPLRALWVPAGVPHGVDMVGAVSMRSLYIQADAAAGYWRQPQVVEVSGLLRELILALTAEPIDYPLGGRAEQIAALILSELAAARVLPIQIPWPRDRRLQTICAAILDQPGLQRGMEAWGNEVGASARTLIRLFQAELGLNYRQWVQQVRLADAVCRLSEGVPVARIAADLGYRSISAFSAMFHRALGAPPQRYQQGSWRLTES; via the coding sequence ATGGCCACCCGTCTTGCCCCGCCCGACCCCGCCCGCAGCATCAACGCGCAGGACTACCAGGACCGCCCGCGCGTCGTCACCGCGATGGCCAAGGAATTTCGCGCGGGGGCGCAAACGGGCGCGCACTCGCATCCCCGCGCGCAGCTGATCTACGCGGCCGAGGGCGTGATGCGGGTCACGACGCCCAGCGGTTTCTGGGCGCTGCCGCCGCTGCGCGCCTTGTGGGTGCCGGCCGGCGTGCCTCATGGGGTGGACATGGTGGGCGCCGTGTCGATGCGCTCGCTTTACATTCAGGCCGATGCCGCCGCCGGCTACTGGCGGCAACCCCAGGTGGTGGAAGTGAGCGGCCTGCTGCGCGAACTGATCCTGGCACTGACGGCCGAGCCCATCGACTACCCGCTGGGGGGCCGGGCCGAGCAGATCGCCGCGTTGATCCTGTCTGAACTAGCGGCCGCGCGCGTGCTGCCCATACAAATCCCCTGGCCGCGAGACCGCCGCTTGCAGACCATCTGCGCGGCCATCCTGGACCAGCCCGGCCTGCAACGCGGCATGGAAGCCTGGGGCAACGAGGTCGGCGCCAGCGCGCGCACGCTGATCCGGCTGTTCCAGGCCGAACTGGGCCTGAATTACCGGCAATGGGTACAACAGGTGCGCCTGGCCGACGCGGTCTGCCGCTTGTCGGAAGGCGTGCCCGTTGCCCGCATCGCGGCCGACCTGGGATACCGCAGCATCAGCGCGTTCAGCGCCATGTTCCACCGCGCGTTGGGCGCGCCGCCGCAACGGTATCAACAGGGCTCCTGGCGCCTTACCGAAAGCTGA
- a CDS encoding MFS transporter, with amino-acid sequence MTPAQNPVAGMSDAMAPAPAAQATAAPSSTPSTPPSTAYKVLGAISVAHLMNDMIQSILLAIYPMLKDSFSLSFAQIGLITLVYQLAASLLQPFIGLYTDRHPKPYSLPVGMSFTLAGLLLLSVAPSFGWLLVAAVLVGTGSSVFHPESSRVARMASGGRHGLAQSLFQVGGNVGSALGPLLAALFIIPHGQRSVAWFAFAALFGIVVLIGIGRWYSANRVMFKPRARTAGAGNGLSRNRVIGALAVLGVLIFSKYFYLASLNSYFTFYLIDKFGLSVREAQLYLFLFLAAVAVGTVVGGPVGDRIGRKIVIWVSILGVAPFTLLLPHANLFWTAALVVVIGMVLASAFSAIVVYAQELVPGKVGMIAGLFFGFAFGMGGVGAAALGKLADATSIGYVYQVCAYLPLLGVVAILLPNVEKPR; translated from the coding sequence ATGACCCCCGCCCAAAATCCCGTTGCCGGCATGTCGGACGCCATGGCGCCCGCGCCCGCTGCGCAGGCGACCGCCGCCCCGTCCAGCACCCCATCCACCCCCCCATCCACCGCCTATAAAGTGCTGGGCGCGATCAGCGTGGCGCATTTGATGAACGACATGATCCAGTCGATCCTGTTGGCCATCTACCCCATGTTGAAGGATTCGTTCAGCCTGTCCTTCGCACAGATCGGGCTGATCACCTTGGTCTATCAGTTGGCGGCCTCGCTGCTGCAACCCTTCATCGGCCTGTACACCGACCGCCATCCCAAGCCCTATTCGCTGCCTGTGGGAATGAGCTTCACGCTGGCTGGGCTATTGCTGCTGTCGGTGGCGCCGTCGTTCGGCTGGCTGCTGGTGGCCGCCGTGCTGGTCGGCACGGGGTCGTCGGTGTTCCACCCGGAATCGTCGCGGGTGGCGCGCATGGCCTCGGGCGGCCGGCACGGCTTGGCGCAGTCGCTGTTCCAGGTGGGGGGCAACGTGGGGTCGGCGCTGGGGCCGCTGCTGGCGGCGCTGTTCATCATTCCGCACGGCCAGCGCAGCGTGGCCTGGTTTGCCTTCGCGGCACTATTCGGCATCGTGGTGCTGATCGGTATCGGCCGTTGGTACAGCGCCAACCGCGTCATGTTCAAGCCGCGCGCGCGCACGGCGGGCGCCGGCAATGGGCTGTCGCGCAATCGGGTGATCGGTGCGCTGGCGGTGCTGGGCGTGCTGATATTTTCCAAGTACTTCTATCTGGCCAGCCTGAACAGCTATTTCACTTTCTACCTGATCGACAAGTTCGGTTTGTCGGTGCGCGAGGCGCAGCTGTACCTGTTCCTGTTCCTGGCCGCAGTCGCGGTGGGCACGGTGGTGGGCGGGCCGGTGGGCGACCGCATCGGCCGCAAGATCGTCATCTGGGTGTCGATCCTGGGCGTAGCGCCCTTCACCTTGCTGCTGCCCCACGCCAATCTGTTCTGGACGGCGGCGCTGGTGGTGGTGATCGGCATGGTGCTGGCGTCGGCGTTTTCGGCCATCGTCGTCTACGCGCAGGAATTGGTGCCGGGCAAGGTGGGCATGATTGCCGGGCTGTTCTTCGGCTTTGCCTTCGGCATGGGCGGGGTGGGGGCGGCCGCGCTGGGCAAGCTGGCCGACGCCACCAGCATTGGCTATGTGTACCAGGTGTGCGCGTATCTGCCGCTGTTGGGCGTGGTGGCAATCTTGCTGCCTAACGTGGAAAAGCCGCGCTGA
- a CDS encoding GGDEF domain-containing protein, which translates to MTTSLFFLMWALATALALPLLLPFQSRGVKGVRAFIAANTLAVLALLAFAAAKLVPPGAYIMASNAAWVCAISLVYVGVRQFFGLRPHIARTSGVTAAGVLAFALLLYGADHLPERMLLNSGFTCISALLTGRVIYQQRAKIRTPGVMLYLMLAIFGLAALHATRVVVYGFGFVKPVSLLEPSSWGLFFIVCGSVTVPALFLALLLLVQTWLSEQMQAALTFDSLTHAYSRRSILDELERELQRCSRSGGPLAVLVLDIDHFKSINDRYGHAAGDTALRHFAKVAQHAVRGADRFGRLGGEEFVLLMVDCDPARALVHAQRVCDALRDTPLYLQGVEVPMTASGGLATYQPGDSADVILARADVALYRAKEQGRDRVEMAFGARGAGRVHVGGLAGMAPAANAPLVTHEGAGN; encoded by the coding sequence ATGACGACTTCTTTGTTCTTCCTGATGTGGGCGCTGGCCACGGCCTTGGCGCTACCGTTGTTGCTGCCGTTCCAGTCGCGCGGGGTCAAGGGCGTGCGTGCGTTCATCGCCGCCAACACGCTGGCCGTGCTGGCGCTGCTGGCCTTCGCCGCCGCCAAGCTTGTGCCGCCGGGCGCCTACATCATGGCGTCGAACGCGGCTTGGGTATGCGCAATCAGCCTGGTGTATGTGGGCGTGCGCCAGTTCTTCGGGCTGCGGCCGCATATCGCGCGCACGTCCGGCGTCACGGCGGCGGGTGTGCTGGCCTTTGCGCTGCTGCTGTATGGCGCGGACCACCTGCCAGAACGCATGCTGCTCAATTCCGGCTTTACCTGCATCAGCGCGCTGCTGACCGGGCGGGTCATCTACCAGCAGCGCGCAAAGATCCGCACTCCCGGCGTGATGCTGTATCTGATGCTGGCCATATTCGGGCTGGCGGCGCTGCACGCAACGCGGGTGGTGGTCTATGGGTTCGGTTTCGTGAAGCCCGTGTCCTTGCTTGAACCGTCATCCTGGGGGCTGTTCTTCATTGTGTGCGGTTCGGTGACGGTGCCGGCGCTGTTCCTGGCGTTGCTGCTGCTGGTGCAGACGTGGCTATCCGAGCAGATGCAGGCGGCCCTGACGTTCGACAGCCTGACGCACGCCTATTCCCGCCGCAGCATCCTGGATGAACTGGAACGCGAGTTGCAGCGCTGTAGCCGCTCCGGCGGTCCGCTGGCCGTGCTGGTGCTGGACATCGACCATTTCAAATCCATCAACGACCGCTACGGCCATGCGGCGGGCGACACCGCGCTGCGCCATTTCGCCAAGGTCGCGCAGCACGCCGTGCGCGGCGCCGACCGCTTCGGCCGCCTGGGCGGCGAGGAGTTCGTGCTGTTGATGGTGGACTGCGACCCGGCGCGGGCGCTGGTGCACGCGCAGCGCGTCTGCGATGCACTGCGCGATACGCCGCTTTACCTGCAAGGGGTGGAAGTGCCCATGACCGCCAGCGGTGGTCTGGCCACGTACCAGCCCGGCGATAGCGCCGATGTGATCCTGGCGCGCGCCGACGTGGCGCTATACCGCGCCAAGGAGCAAGGGCGCGACCGGGTGGAAATGGCGTTTGGCGCGCGCGGCGCGGGCCGCGTGCACGTGGGCGGGCTGGCCGGCATGGCGCCAGCGGCGAACGCGCCGCTGGTGACTCATGAAGGCGCGGGGAACTAA
- a CDS encoding prolyl oligopeptidase family serine peptidase yields MTRTILAASIVGTTLGACATQPPPRAYPLKDFFRNPERGFFRLADDGRTLAFMQPTSVDGNPARMNIYVQPLQGSQLVGEPRQLTSETARDISNYFWKGADVVLYQKDFGGDENFHVLAVNAKTGKITDLTPYEGARASIEDDLEDDPDHVLISHNQRNPEVFDVYRVNVHTGAAVLVAQNPGNIVGWQTDHAGKVRAAVTSDGLNTTLLYRDNEASDFRPLITTDYRTNVSPSFFTFDDKKIYALSNRGRDKLSLVVIDPAQPDVEEEIFTPDTVDLDGAGYSRKRRVLTLAAYQTDKPQYKFFDAQSEALFKKLSDKLKGYDIALQGSNRDETVFIVAAYNDRTPGSRYLYDANTDTLTKLADINPAIPEADMSQVRPISYQSRDGLTIHGYLTLPAGRDPKNLPCIVNPHGGPWARDGWGYNPETQFLANRGFCVLQMNFRGSTGYGRAFWEAGFGQWGLKMQDDITDGVQWLVKQGIADPKRIGIYGASYGGYATLAGVTFTPDLYAAAVDYVGVSNLFTFMKSIPPYWKPMLDKMQDMVGHPERDKDRLAATSPALHADKIKTPLFVAQGAKDPRVAKDESDQMVAALKARGVEVEYMVKDNEGHGFHNDENKFEFYEAMEKFLTEHLKP; encoded by the coding sequence ATGACGCGCACCATTCTGGCCGCCAGTATCGTCGGCACCACGCTGGGCGCCTGCGCCACCCAGCCCCCGCCCCGCGCCTATCCCCTGAAGGACTTTTTCCGCAACCCGGAACGCGGCTTCTTCCGCCTGGCCGACGACGGCCGCACCCTGGCCTTCATGCAGCCCACCAGCGTGGACGGCAACCCGGCCCGCATGAACATTTACGTGCAGCCGCTGCAAGGCAGCCAGCTGGTGGGCGAACCCCGCCAACTGACCAGCGAAACCGCGCGCGATATCTCCAACTACTTCTGGAAGGGCGCCGACGTGGTGCTCTATCAGAAGGACTTTGGCGGCGACGAGAACTTCCACGTACTGGCCGTGAACGCCAAGACGGGCAAGATCACCGACCTGACGCCCTATGAAGGCGCGCGCGCCAGCATCGAAGACGATCTTGAAGACGACCCCGACCACGTCCTGATCAGCCACAACCAACGCAACCCCGAGGTCTTTGACGTCTACCGCGTCAACGTCCACACCGGCGCCGCCGTGCTGGTGGCGCAGAACCCGGGCAACATCGTGGGCTGGCAGACCGACCATGCGGGCAAGGTGCGCGCCGCCGTCACCAGCGACGGCCTGAACACCACCCTGCTCTACCGCGACAACGAAGCGTCCGACTTCCGCCCGCTGATCACCACCGATTACCGCACCAACGTCAGCCCGTCGTTCTTCACGTTCGACGACAAGAAGATCTACGCCCTGAGCAACCGTGGCCGCGACAAGCTGTCGCTGGTGGTCATCGACCCGGCACAACCGGATGTCGAAGAAGAGATCTTCACGCCCGACACCGTCGACCTGGACGGCGCGGGCTACTCACGCAAGCGCCGCGTGCTGACGCTGGCCGCCTACCAGACCGACAAGCCGCAATACAAGTTCTTCGACGCGCAGTCCGAAGCGCTGTTCAAGAAACTGTCCGACAAGCTCAAGGGCTATGACATCGCCCTGCAAGGGTCCAACCGCGACGAAACCGTGTTCATCGTGGCGGCCTACAACGACCGCACGCCGGGCTCGCGCTACTTGTACGACGCCAACACCGACACGCTGACCAAGCTGGCCGACATCAACCCGGCCATTCCGGAAGCCGACATGTCGCAAGTGCGGCCCATCAGCTACCAAAGCCGCGACGGCCTGACCATTCACGGCTACCTGACGCTTCCCGCCGGCCGCGATCCCAAGAACCTGCCTTGCATCGTCAACCCGCACGGCGGGCCGTGGGCACGCGACGGCTGGGGCTACAACCCCGAAACGCAATTCCTGGCCAACCGCGGTTTCTGCGTGCTGCAAATGAACTTCCGGGGTTCGACGGGTTATGGCCGCGCGTTCTGGGAAGCCGGCTTCGGGCAATGGGGCCTGAAAATGCAGGACGACATCACCGATGGCGTTCAGTGGCTGGTCAAGCAAGGCATCGCCGACCCCAAGCGTATCGGCATCTATGGCGCCAGCTACGGCGGCTACGCCACGCTGGCTGGCGTGACGTTCACGCCGGACTTGTACGCGGCGGCCGTGGACTACGTGGGCGTGTCCAATCTGTTCACGTTCATGAAGTCCATTCCGCCGTACTGGAAGCCAATGCTGGACAAGATGCAGGACATGGTCGGCCACCCCGAACGCGATAAGGACCGGCTGGCCGCGACCTCGCCCGCGCTGCACGCGGACAAGATCAAGACGCCGCTGTTCGTTGCACAAGGCGCCAAGGACCCGCGCGTGGCCAAAGACGAAAGCGACCAGATGGTGGCGGCGTTGAAGGCGCGCGGGGTTGAAGTGGAATACATGGTCAAGGACAACGAAGGCCACGGTTTCCACAACGACGAGAACAAGTTCGAGTTCTACGAAGCGATGGAAAAGTTCCTGACGGAACACCTCAAGCCTTAG
- a CDS encoding BPTD_2524 family lipoprotein, with amino-acid sequence MYRNLVAASALALGLAGCSLGISQDSASPHSEFKAPVAFKDAYATVIRQSNNCLRSTDNAYRVVSDLNEAAQSGVVRVLAPYTDNEMSRVDLKANGPASTDVKIVMWGKGTWDAAAMRAMQDAIYYSITSCSTYMPLDPRPPVKPSRDLPN; translated from the coding sequence ATGTACAGGAATCTGGTCGCGGCATCGGCGCTGGCGCTGGGCCTGGCGGGTTGCTCGCTGGGCATCTCGCAGGACAGCGCATCCCCGCACAGCGAATTCAAGGCGCCGGTCGCGTTCAAGGACGCCTACGCCACCGTGATCCGGCAGTCGAACAACTGCCTGCGCAGCACCGACAACGCCTATCGCGTGGTGTCCGACCTGAACGAGGCGGCGCAGTCGGGCGTGGTGCGCGTGCTGGCCCCATATACCGACAACGAAATGTCACGCGTGGACCTCAAGGCCAATGGCCCGGCAAGCACCGACGTGAAGATCGTGATGTGGGGCAAGGGCACCTGGGACGCCGCCGCGATGCGTGCCATGCAGGACGCCATCTACTACAGCATCACGTCGTGCAGCACCTACATGCCGCTGGACCCGCGCCCGCCCGTCAAGCCGTCGCGCGACCTGCCCAACTGA
- a CDS encoding PaaI family thioesterase: protein MTASAPASTDYFGLTIPFMHFIGLVPESVAPGFARTTLPWRQDLTNSRGDVHGGTLMSVLDFTLSAAARGSADATEGMATIDMNTTFLSPGTGDLVIEARCLRRGASIAFCEGDIRRADGELVARATATFKIIRRRPGGD from the coding sequence ATGACCGCCTCTGCCCCTGCATCCACTGACTATTTCGGCCTGACGATACCCTTCATGCACTTCATCGGGCTGGTGCCCGAGAGCGTTGCGCCGGGATTCGCCCGCACCACCCTGCCGTGGCGCCAGGACCTGACCAACAGCCGGGGCGACGTGCACGGCGGCACGCTGATGAGCGTGCTGGACTTTACCCTTAGCGCGGCGGCACGCGGGTCCGCCGATGCCACCGAAGGCATGGCCACCATCGACATGAACACCACGTTCCTGTCTCCCGGCACGGGCGACCTGGTCATTGAAGCGCGCTGCCTGCGCCGGGGCGCGTCCATCGCCTTCTGTGAAGGCGACATCCGACGCGCCGACGGCGAACTGGTGGCGCGCGCCACGGCAACCTTCAAGATCATCCGCCGCCGCCCGGGCGGCGATTGA
- the dinB gene encoding DNA polymerase IV, which yields MSELLRKIVHVDMDAFYASVEQRDNPDLRGKPVVVAWTGPRSVVCAASYEARRFGIHSAMSAIRAERLCPQAIYVPPDFNRYREVSRQIRQIFGRHTDLIEPLSLDEAYLDVTHNKGGLPSATEVAQVIRHQIREETGLTASAGIAPNKFLAKIASDWNKPDGQFVIRPTKVLEFLQPLPVRKVPGVGKVTQARLEQLGIHTVGDLATHSLEELAHYFGRYGRRLYELARGIDDREVQTDQPLQQVSAETTFSEDIRLDALGDAIDRMAGKVWDQALKKGALGRTVVLKLKTDRFRILTRSQTSLNPPGSAAELAALARLLCERVELPPETLYRLAGVGMSNFADPAEQSRQPDLFGGTF from the coding sequence ATGTCTGAACTCTTGCGCAAGATCGTGCATGTGGACATGGACGCGTTCTACGCATCCGTGGAGCAGCGCGACAACCCCGACCTGCGCGGCAAGCCCGTGGTGGTGGCCTGGACCGGGCCGCGCTCGGTCGTCTGCGCGGCGTCCTACGAGGCGCGGCGCTTCGGCATTCATTCGGCCATGTCCGCCATCCGCGCCGAACGCCTGTGCCCGCAAGCCATCTACGTGCCGCCGGACTTCAACCGCTATCGCGAGGTGTCGCGCCAGATCCGGCAGATATTCGGCCGCCATACCGACTTGATCGAACCGCTGTCGCTGGACGAAGCCTATCTGGACGTGACGCATAACAAAGGCGGGCTGCCCTCGGCGACCGAAGTGGCTCAGGTCATCCGCCATCAGATCCGCGAAGAAACCGGCCTGACCGCGTCGGCCGGCATCGCGCCCAACAAATTCCTGGCCAAGATTGCCTCTGACTGGAACAAGCCCGACGGGCAGTTCGTCATCCGGCCCACGAAGGTGCTGGAATTTCTGCAACCGCTGCCAGTGCGCAAAGTGCCGGGAGTGGGCAAGGTGACGCAGGCGCGGCTGGAGCAGTTGGGCATCCACACGGTGGGCGACCTGGCCACGCACAGCCTGGAAGAACTGGCCCACTATTTCGGGCGCTACGGGCGCCGCCTGTACGAGCTGGCGCGCGGTATCGACGATCGCGAAGTGCAAACCGACCAGCCCTTGCAGCAGGTGTCGGCCGAGACCACGTTTTCGGAAGATATCCGGCTGGACGCGTTGGGCGATGCCATCGACCGCATGGCGGGCAAGGTGTGGGACCAGGCGTTGAAGAAAGGCGCGCTGGGGCGCACGGTGGTCCTGAAGTTGAAGACCGACCGGTTTCGCATCCTGACGCGCAGCCAGACCAGCTTGAATCCGCCGGGGTCGGCGGCCGAACTGGCGGCGTTGGCCAGGCTGTTGTGCGAACGGGTGGAACTGCCGCCGGAAACGTTGTACCGGCTGGCAGGAGTCGGGATGAGCAATTTTGCCGATCCCGCCGAGCAGTCGCGCCAGCCCGATTTGTTCGGCGGCACGTTTTAA
- a CDS encoding GatB/YqeY domain-containing protein, which yields MSTATLKTRLSDAVKDAMRAKASERLTTLRFLLAAVKQKEVDERRDLNDAEITAIIEKQVKQRRESIAAFEQAGRTETAEQEKAELLVLQEFLPQAASPEEVAAAIDAALAEVAAQGVTGAPAMGKVMALLKQALAGRADMTALSQQVKARLA from the coding sequence ATGAGCACTGCTACGCTCAAGACCCGCCTGTCCGATGCCGTCAAGGACGCCATGCGCGCCAAGGCTTCCGAACGCCTGACGACCCTGCGTTTCCTGCTGGCCGCCGTCAAGCAAAAGGAAGTGGACGAACGCCGCGACCTGAACGACGCCGAAATCACCGCCATCATCGAAAAGCAGGTCAAGCAACGGCGCGAATCCATCGCCGCCTTCGAACAAGCCGGGCGCACGGAAACCGCCGAACAGGAAAAGGCCGAATTGCTGGTGCTGCAAGAGTTCTTGCCGCAGGCCGCAAGCCCTGAAGAAGTGGCCGCCGCCATCGACGCCGCGCTGGCCGAAGTGGCCGCGCAAGGCGTGACGGGCGCGCCCGCGATGGGCAAGGTCATGGCGCTGCTCAAGCAGGCGCTGGCCGGCCGCGCCGACATGACGGCGTTGTCGCAACAGGTCAAGGCCCGGCTGGCCTGA
- a CDS encoding beta-ketoacyl-ACP synthase: MKRVVVTGMAGISALGSDWASVQQAFESGRSAIRAMPDWARFAELNTRLAGPVEDFKVPSHWTRKQLRSMGRVSQLAVRAAELALADASLLGEPSITDGRMGVACGSSVGSTAEIRAFGNMLLNGVTDDLNANSYVRMMPHTTAANVGIFFELKGRIIPTSSACTSGSQGIGYAYEAIRYGRQDMMLAGGAEELCASEALVFDALYATSQQNDTPELTPRPYDRDRDGLVIGEGSGMLVLESLDHALARGAHIHAEVVGFGSNSDGTHITRPEAATMRVAMQMALADAGLPPEAIGYVNGHGTATEQGDIAETQATHALFGARMPISTQKSYLGHTLGACGVLESWFSIEMLNRDWYAPTLNLRNIDPRCGDLDYLQGEGRRMSNEYVMNNNFAFGGINTSLIFRRWS, encoded by the coding sequence ATGAAACGGGTTGTGGTCACCGGCATGGCCGGCATCAGCGCGCTGGGTTCGGACTGGGCCAGCGTGCAACAAGCATTCGAATCGGGCCGCAGCGCCATCCGCGCCATGCCGGATTGGGCGCGCTTTGCCGAACTGAACACGCGGCTGGCCGGGCCCGTGGAAGACTTCAAGGTGCCCTCGCACTGGACGCGCAAGCAATTGCGCAGCATGGGCCGCGTGTCGCAACTGGCCGTGCGCGCCGCCGAGTTGGCGCTGGCCGATGCGTCGTTGCTGGGCGAGCCCAGCATCACCGATGGCCGCATGGGCGTGGCGTGCGGGTCGTCGGTGGGCAGCACCGCCGAGATCCGCGCGTTCGGCAACATGCTGCTGAACGGCGTCACCGACGACCTGAACGCCAATTCCTATGTGCGCATGATGCCGCACACCACGGCGGCCAACGTGGGCATCTTCTTCGAGCTGAAGGGCCGCATCATTCCGACCTCCAGCGCCTGCACCTCGGGCAGCCAGGGCATCGGCTACGCCTACGAGGCCATCCGCTATGGCCGCCAGGACATGATGCTGGCCGGCGGCGCGGAAGAACTGTGCGCCAGCGAAGCGCTGGTGTTTGACGCGCTGTATGCCACCAGCCAGCAGAACGACACGCCGGAACTGACGCCGCGCCCTTACGACCGCGACCGCGACGGCCTGGTCATCGGCGAAGGCAGCGGCATGCTGGTGCTGGAATCGCTGGACCATGCACTGGCGCGCGGGGCGCACATCCATGCGGAAGTGGTGGGATTCGGCAGCAACTCGGACGGCACGCATATCACGCGGCCCGAGGCGGCCACCATGCGCGTCGCCATGCAGATGGCGCTGGCGGACGCCGGCCTGCCGCCGGAAGCCATCGGCTACGTGAACGGCCACGGCACCGCGACCGAACAAGGCGATATCGCTGAAACGCAGGCCACGCACGCGCTGTTTGGCGCGCGCATGCCGATCAGCACGCAGAAAAGCTATCTGGGCCACACGCTGGGCGCCTGCGGCGTGCTGGAGTCGTGGTTCAGCATCGAGATGTTGAACCGCGACTGGTACGCGCCCACGCTGAATCTACGCAACATCGATCCGCGTTGCGGCGACCTGGACTATCTGCAAGGCGAAGGCCGCCGCATGAGCAACGAATACGTCATGAACAATAACTTCGCGTTCGGCGGCATCAACACCTCACTGATTTTCCGGCGCTGGTCCTGA
- the fabG gene encoding 3-oxoacyl-ACP reductase FabG: protein MNAAPILVTGSSRGIGRAIALALADAGHALVLHCRQQREQAEAVQAEVIARGRQARVLQFDVSDRAQCATVLQADVEAHGAYYGVVLNAGLTRDGAFPALTADDWDQVMRTNLDGFYNVLSPLAMPMIRRRAPGRVVCMASVSGLVGNRGQVNYSASKAGLIGAAKALAVELAKRQITVNCVAPGLIDTDMIDEHVPVEEILKAVPAQRMGKPEEVAATVAFLMSPGAAYITRQVIAVNGGLC from the coding sequence ATGAACGCAGCCCCCATTCTTGTAACCGGATCAAGCCGTGGCATCGGCCGCGCCATTGCCTTGGCACTGGCCGACGCCGGCCACGCTCTTGTCCTGCACTGCCGCCAGCAACGCGAACAGGCCGAGGCCGTGCAGGCAGAGGTCATCGCGCGCGGCCGCCAGGCGCGCGTGCTGCAATTCGACGTGTCCGACCGTGCACAGTGCGCGACCGTGCTGCAAGCGGACGTAGAAGCGCACGGCGCGTATTACGGCGTGGTGCTCAACGCCGGACTGACACGCGACGGCGCCTTCCCGGCCTTGACGGCCGACGACTGGGACCAGGTGATGCGCACCAACCTGGACGGCTTCTACAACGTGCTGAGCCCGCTGGCCATGCCCATGATCCGGCGCCGCGCGCCGGGCCGCGTGGTCTGCATGGCGTCGGTGTCCGGGCTGGTGGGCAACCGTGGCCAGGTCAACTACAGCGCGTCCAAGGCGGGGCTGATCGGGGCGGCCAAAGCGCTGGCCGTTGAACTGGCCAAGCGCCAGATCACCGTGAACTGCGTGGCGCCGGGCCTGATCGATACCGACATGATCGACGAGCACGTGCCCGTGGAAGAAATTCTGAAAGCGGTGCCGGCCCAGCGCATGGGCAAGCCCGAAGAGGTGGCCGCCACGGTGGCCTTCCTGATGTCGCCGGGCGCCGCCTACATCACGCGCCAGGTCATCGCCGTCAACGGAGGGTTGTGCTGA